The nucleotide window AGGTTGGACTTTAAAAGAAACGCCTGCCAACGCAACAGGGGCTTTCAGCGATGAAGCTCAAACCGTAACCTATGTTTATGATAAAAATGCGGATAACGATGTCACACCAACACCTGTAGATCCAGATGGGAAAGACGATAATAGTGCTTCAGCTGATAATAACAATAATAATCCAAGTATGAAAGATAACGAAACAGACTTACACGTCGCTGAAAAAACAACTGCTGTAAAATCGCAAGTAAAAGATTCAACTAAAATAGTGACAGCGAAAAACTCCTTACCTAAAACAGGGGATAACGCTTTAGAAAATAGTCTTTTAGTGGGCTTAGGTGTTTTACTATTAGCTGGTCTTTTCATATTTATGCGTAAAACTAGAAAAGTAAAATAAAATTCGTATAAAAAAAGAGACTTGATTTGCGTATCATACACAAATCAAGTCTCTTTTTTCACTTATTGTTGTAGTTCGCGTTCCATTTGTAGGCGTTGAACTTTCATTGTTGCTGTTCTTGGAATCTCGTCATATTTCATCACGATTGGTTCATTCATATGTGGCAAATCGGAAACCGCATTCCACCAAGCATCCCAGTTCATTTCTTTGTCATCATGAACAGCGATAATTGGCTGAGGACTACCATTTTTGCCACGGATAATGACAACTTCATCTAAGAAAGTTAGTGTATCAAGTAATTTATCTTCAATCGCAAGCGTGCTATCAATCGTTTCCACTAAATCCACTTGACGGTCTTGCAGGAATAGGCGACCGAGTTCATCTTTCATACCATAATCACCACTGTCCCACCAAGGACCGTAAACATTTTCTTCAAAACGAGCTTCTTCTTTATAATACGTCAGTGCACGTCCTTTCGAAAGCATTTGGATATTGCCGCTAACGCCCGCAGGAACAGGGTTACCTTCTTGGTCAACAATGCGAACTTCTGTAAGTCCAGGCATACCAATTCCCATATCACGCGCATTTAATGTTTTAATTGATTTCAACGTATGCGCACGTAAAATCATTGGACCACATTCGCTTTGACCATAAATTTGTAAAAAAATCGGTTTTTTATAAGAAGAGGTACGAAGGAAAGTAGCCATTGTTTCTTTATTAATCGCATCAAATGTAGAATGATAAAATCTGATGCTTTCAAATACATCTGGTTTTTCACGCGCAAGAGATGCCCATTGGACAAAGTGATTTGGATGAGTTTCAAGGACATATGGTTTATATTCGCGCAATATTTGAGTGATGTTTTCTTTGGATGGATTGGCAATCGGAAGTAGCGGGAAGCCAAGCGACA belongs to Listeria ivanovii subsp. ivanovii and includes:
- a CDS encoding AMP-binding protein; its protein translation is MINKYEPLNLYTNFKNASERYPEMPIHFDEELVTFPELGLHTTYKKCEEAIIQKAAHLHKFGVQRAEKVIVYKSAKFDSYVLAVAISYLGAVPIMVSSHLPASTIDIFVNRLDEPWLLFDGETSDKSHQLNNLPDERLINAEQLFKAPLGDYTCPQEELPKDMIAYMTHTSGTTGVPKLIAHSANSMGWRTKYQRRILNFIKPRDLVAFHISPVHSRFNIGISSLMSLGFPLLPIANPSKENITQILREYKPYVLETHPNHFVQWASLAREKPDVFESIRFYHSTFDAINKETMATFLRTSSYKKPIFLQIYGQSECGPMILRAHTLKSIKTLNARDMGIGMPGLTEVRIVDQEGNPVPAGVSGNIQMLSKGRALTYYKEEARFEENVYGPWWDSGDYGMKDELGRLFLQDRQVDLVETIDSTLAIEDKLLDTLTFLDEVVIIRGKNGSPQPIIAVHDDKEMNWDAWWNAVSDLPHMNEPIVMKYDEIPRTATMKVQRLQMERELQQ